Sequence from the Paenibacillus tundrae genome:
TGCATTGCTTGTTGCTGTTGTCCTTGGATGCCCCTGAACGAATCACTTCTGCAATGATCGCAGGTAGTATTAATACGAACCCTGTCGTCGTTAGACGTATTCTAGGTGGGCTGAAAAAGGTAGGTCTTGTGGATTCTTCTCCAGGAACAAGAGGATTCTATCTAGCGAAACCTTCCAGTGAAATTACGTTAGCCATGATCTACGAAGCTGCTAAGGATGAAGGGCCTCTCTTTCCGATTCACGGCAATTGCAATCCAGACTGTAATGTAGGTTTACGGATCGATGGATTGCTGAACAATCTATATAAGGTAGCTGAAGAGAAGGTACAGCAGTTTTTTGCATCAATTACCCTTGAAGATATGGAACGCTCTTGTTTGGAGATGGACGAGGTTTCAACGCCGGCGCAGTGATGGAAACCCATTCTAGGTACAGAGATAGGAAGGTGTGCAGTAACATGAAAATTATCGTGGTCTCGGATA
This genomic interval carries:
- a CDS encoding Rrf2 family transcriptional regulator encodes the protein MSTHFSVSVHCLLLLSLDAPERITSAMIAGSINTNPVVVRRILGGLKKVGLVDSSPGTRGFYLAKPSSEITLAMIYEAAKDEGPLFPIHGNCNPDCNVGLRIDGLLNNLYKVAEEKVQQFFASITLEDMERSCLEMDEVSTPAQ